Proteins from a genomic interval of Candidatus Hydrogenedentota bacterium:
- the ltrA gene encoding group II intron reverse transcriptase/maturase — MARIAERANLLEAYRKVKSNRGAPGLDGMTVEDLGVWLGQHHGALIRSLLDGSYQPQPVRRKEIPKPGGGVRELGIPTVVDRLVQQAILQVLEPLVDPSFSESSYGFRRGRSAHDALRAASGYVEEGRSMVVDLDLEKFFDRVNHDVLMARLARRIGDKDLLRVIRRFLTSGIMLDGVCIWRHEGTPQGGPLSPLLANILLDDLDKELERRGHCFCRYADDCNIYVRSRQAGERVMASVTQYLEKALRLKVNREKSAVDFVERRKFLGYRLLRGGKLGLAPQSLARMKERLRSITRRNRGVSFERVLSELRSFQTGWLHYFRHAACRSHLQEVDGWLRHKLRCYRLKQCKRTKAIHDFLHREGVRNDQAWILASSGKGWWRLAACPQAHEAMNLQWFKKQGVTSLANQYDQLRDKGNRRGTAQVCPVV, encoded by the coding sequence ATGGCGCGGATAGCGGAGCGAGCAAACCTGCTCGAGGCGTACCGCAAAGTCAAAAGCAACCGGGGTGCTCCGGGCCTCGACGGCATGACCGTTGAGGACTTGGGCGTCTGGTTGGGCCAACATCACGGGGCGCTGATTCGTTCACTACTGGACGGAAGCTACCAGCCGCAACCGGTGCGACGGAAAGAAATCCCGAAGCCGGGCGGTGGGGTGCGCGAACTGGGCATTCCCACGGTGGTGGACCGTCTGGTGCAACAGGCGATCCTTCAAGTGTTGGAACCGCTGGTAGACCCCTCTTTCTCCGAATCCAGCTACGGTTTCCGCCGTGGCCGGAGCGCCCACGACGCACTGCGCGCGGCGTCGGGCTACGTGGAGGAGGGTCGGAGCATGGTGGTGGACCTGGACTTGGAGAAATTCTTTGACCGGGTGAATCACGATGTCCTCATGGCGCGCCTTGCCCGCCGCATCGGGGATAAAGACCTGTTGCGGGTAATCCGCCGCTTTCTGACCTCCGGCATTATGCTGGACGGGGTCTGCATCTGGCGGCATGAAGGCACCCCCCAGGGTGGTCCTCTTTCCCCCTTGTTGGCCAATATACTGCTGGACGACTTGGACAAGGAATTGGAGCGCCGGGGGCACTGCTTCTGTCGCTATGCGGACGACTGCAACATCTACGTGCGGTCCAGGCAGGCGGGGGAACGGGTGATGGCGTCGGTGACGCAGTATCTTGAAAAGGCACTGCGCCTGAAAGTGAACCGCGAGAAAAGTGCGGTGGACTTCGTTGAGCGACGTAAGTTTCTCGGCTACCGTCTGCTGCGCGGCGGAAAACTGGGGCTCGCCCCCCAGAGCCTGGCGCGGATGAAAGAACGGCTCCGGTCCATCACCCGGCGTAATCGGGGCGTAAGCTTCGAGCGGGTGCTAAGCGAGCTGCGCTCGTTCCAGACGGGCTGGTTGCACTACTTTCGTCACGCGGCCTGCCGGTCCCACCTGCAGGAGGTGGATGGATGGCTGCGGCACAAGCTGCGCTGCTACCGGTTAAAGCAGTGTAAGCGGACCAAAGCCATACACGACTTTCTGCACCGGGAAGGCGTGCGCAACGACCAGGCCTGGATACTGGCCTCCTCCGGGAAAGGCTGGTGGCGGCTAGCGGCGTGTCCCCAGGCCCACGAAGCCATGAATCTACAATGGTTCAAGAAACAGGGCGTGACGTCCCTGGCCAATCAATATGACCAGCTCAGAGATAAAGGAAACCGCCGTGGTACCGCGCAGGTATGCCCGGTGGTGTGA